CCTTCATTTCAACTCTTTACCCGCGAGTATTTTCAGAAAATTCATGAGGTTCTCGCCCCTGGCGGCAGTTTCGTTTTACAAGCCGGACCTGTTGCGCCGGCAGGGCTAACGCTCCACGCGCGGATCGTCAATACAGTTGCTGCCGTATTCCCGCACGTGTGCTCATACTCGTCCTTTACTCCTACTTACGGAGCGCCGTGGGGCTTCGCGCTTGCTTCCGAACGCCTACTCGACACGCGTCCCGACCCCGCGGCAATCGACCGAATCCTCGCCGCGCGAACGGCCGGAGGGCTGCGTTTTTTCGATGGCACGACACTCCTCGGATTGTTGCAAACTCCTGCCCACATCCGTCGCGCGATCGCAACCGAGACCGAGGTTTACACACTACAAGCACCGCCGAAGTTCTTCGGGAAAGGAATTGCAACCGAATCACACCGGCAAATCTCTACAGATTGAGACTTTTATTAAGTTTGGTGACGATTAGTGCATGGAGCGAGTTGCGATTTCGGCAATCGGTTCTAACAATCAATAAGAAATTTCTATCGGTAGCAAGTCCTTCATTGGCAAGGGTTCGAGGCATCCGCCCAATAATTTTGCTGGTCCAAACCCAGGAAAAAACGTGCTCCCATGCCAAATAACCTCTAGACAGAACCCGATATCCGAGTTTCAATGAGGGGGGCTTTGAGAAGCGCGACTTATTTATCGCGTTGGGTTTATAAGCTGCCCGAAAGTCTGCGGGTAATAGGCATCTCCAGGTCCATTGGGAATGCCTCTGCGCGCAGCTCGCGACCGACCAGTTCGCACCTGGTCGCTGTTAGGGAGGGCTGCCACGTTGCAGTCGCTCGGAGGTCGAGGCAGGGTCGGCGAGTATGCAATGTTGCGAATATGCAATAATGCCTTCCTTTCGAAAGATTGTCTCAGAAGTTGGCTGCTCGTCATGTTATCCGCTATACAAAACCGATCGCAGTTCGAGCGATCCATATGCGGGCTGCCGGACAGGGAGCGAGGTCGCGTTTGCTTGCGGTCTTGGTTTTTCAAGCTGTTCATTCACCTCTGGAGCGCGCCGCGGCTCCTTTCTCTGCGGATGGCGATCCACCTGGCTTGTAGGGGTGGAGATTGCACCGCACGCGCACAGCAAAACCAGAGGGAATTATGAGCGCAGTTCAGGACAGCCGAATTAAAGAACAAAACTACGGCAGCAATCCGCTTGCCATCCGCGATAGCGATCATTACCAGGCGGAGTACGTACAGAACTTCGTCGAAAAGTGGGATGAGCTAATCGACTGGAGTGCGCGCGCTACCAGCGAGGGCGATTTCTTCATCCGCACGTTGCGCGAGCACGGGGTTCAGCGAGTTCTCGATGTTGCAACGGGAACGGGTTTCCACTCGGTTCGCTTGCTCGAGGCTGGATTTAATGTAGCGAGCGCCGACGGTAGCATGGAAATGCTCGTCAAGGCATTTGATAACGCCACGCGCCGAGGTCAGATTCTGCGGACGCTTCATGCAGATTGGCGCTATCTGACGCGTGACGTGCAAGAAAAGTTCGACGCGATCGTTTGTCTC
This region of Rubidibacter lacunae KORDI 51-2 genomic DNA includes:
- a CDS encoding glycine/sarcosine N-methyltransferase produces the protein MSAVQDSRIKEQNYGSNPLAIRDSDHYQAEYVQNFVEKWDELIDWSARATSEGDFFIRTLREHGVQRVLDVATGTGFHSVRLLEAGFNVASADGSMEMLVKAFDNATRRGQILRTLHADWRYLTRDVQEKFDAIVCLGNSFTHLFEESDRRKALAEFYAALNHDGILILDQRNYDSILDSGFSTKHTYYYCGDNVKAEPEHMDDGLARFRYQFPDGSEYHLNMFPLRKEYTRRLLVEVGFQQVTTYGDFQETYHQDDPDFFIHVARKD